gtccaGAGCAAGGGACCTCTTTAAGGGCTACATGATGTGGGGTCTCTCATCAATTGCAGTGCTATTTCACCCGTTTTCTAATGTGCTTGTTGCTGGCCAGAAAAAAGCTGGAGGAACCTCACCAAGTCCTGAATCAGTGGAAGTCCATACTCACAGGACCCCACCAATGGTATAATTTGAGATTATACTTCCCTGTTAAGGATCTGTCTTGAAGGAACATCTATTGACATAAGGAACCTGTCATGATTTCTGTGTACACAGTAGAAGCTATGGGGAGAAGTGCCCTGGCAATCAGTATCAGATCGTCAGGTGTCCGACACCCtgaacccccgctgatcagctgtcacCTTGAAGCACCTGGAAGTGAGTGCCATAACTACAGagcgccatccattgtgtagtggacggagctggtaactgcagcggtGCTCCCACTGTAgagaatgggagcagcgctgcgaGTTAacagatgatcagtgggggtgctgggagtcggaccctcgccgatctgatattgatatcctatcctgaggataagccatcaatatcaaaatcctggacaaccccttgagaCAAATAAGATGAAATCAGTCCATGTGAGAAAGGGGTAATAAGAGTGTAAGCTCCGTGGTTCAGCGTTATGTGAGATTTCTCTTACTCTTCCAGAACTGTTGTACAGGAACTCAGGAGGTCCTGGGGGTCTTGGACCACTGGAATCACTGACACAGCTATACGCTGTACTGTGCAGCTGCCCCATGTGGACCTCACTGGGTTAATATTATACGGCAGGTCTAGTTACTCATTTCCATGTCACACCAGCTTTGAACAGCAGCCAACCGTGTAAGAGCCGCGTTGTTTCTCTGACCTACCGTGGAGCGGACCTGTGACGCTGACCTCTGAAGTGGGCGGGGCTCGTTACGCGCACTGTTCGTCCTACGGAGCGGGATCTCGTCCTGTTGTAAGAAGTGAAGAAAACATGAGAATGAtcatataaatatatactgtatgtcatatcTACGTCAGCCCGATCCCCTCCAGCCGACTGGTCTCCTCCACTGCTGATCTATGACGGTAGAGGTAGGTACATGCAACTGGTGGCTGATTGGTTGATGGCATGTAACTTCCTGTTAGGGCCCCAACTGACCCCCTAGGGGAGCTACATATAAGAGAGATGAGAGGCCACCTCTGATGTTGATGGAGGCTTCAAGATTTATGCCCTTCCTAAAATCTGTCTCTGATTAGGTTGGTTTTGTAGGCGAGGCCAAGGTTATATAGGCAGGGCCTGGGTGGGGCTTCTAAATCCGAACCAAACATTATTGTGGCTGTCACAAGGCTGGTTATTAGCCAAATTTGGGTGGGAAGTTTAGACAAAGCCTCAACCTTCAGTATGTGTAGATTTACCTTCGTTAGGATTTCCCGGCTCATCTCGTGGTTATTTTCATCTGAGAAGATGGCTGATAACTTGTGGAAGATGTTCAGATTGTCTCTGAGGAAGAGAAGGAATGGATTACAGATGTCCACCTTAAAGGCAGTCGGTCTTAAAGGAATACTCCAGACTACAGTCCCCGTCTGCAGATTGTAAAGGCTTTGTGCTCCATTAAATGGCTGTTACAGTATGGTTTCTACCATGTAACAGCTTGTGGATCTCCTTGACACCTGCATTCCCTTATAAGGAATGTGTCAGACTCCACCCACTTATGGTACCTCCCCTTTTATGCACACAGGTAAATGCATCCCTGAGACCCCAGAGTGGAGAGAACTGAGTAGGTGCAACCTGGGAAATAATGGCCTCATGCTGCCCAGAGGAACAGCCAGAGGGTAGGAGGAATCCGCAGCTACACCAAGTGTACTTGTAGTTCTCAATAGAACGAGTCCGAGGAATATTCTTACTGCTTCTTTAAGGAAAAATGCTGAAGTTTCTATGGTTATTTCTTCCAGCCCCTGCTCTAGCAGCTCTGAGCTGGTTAGAGTTCTCTTTAAATTCAGTCATTTTGGAGGATGAGTGCATACAGTTATTACCTGCTCACTGACGCCCAGGTTCTCTTCAACCGGTAGATAGAATTTGACTGAAGGGCCGACAATATGGCTCTAAGTGAGGAGAAGTTACGTAGAAATCTGCAGTACTGGAGGAAGAAAAGactccatgtcacatagctcctccctcctgtgtcaccctgtggtgggaggagcagactgcatgtcacatagctcctccctcctgtgtcaccctgtggtgggaggagcagactcaaTGTCATATAGCTCCTCCCTCCGGTATCACCCTGTGGTGGGAGAAGCAGACTTAATGTCatatagctcctccctcctgtatCACCCTGTGATGGGAGGAGCAGactccatgtcacatagctcctccctcctgtgtCACCTGgtagtgggaggagcagactccatgtcacatagctcctccctcctgtgtcaccctgtggtgggaggagcagactgcatgtcacatagctcctccctcctgtgtCACCCTGTGGCGGGAGGAGCAGACTGcatgtcacatagctcctccctcctgtcacCCTGTGATGGGAGGGgcagactgcatgtcatatagctcctccctcctgtgtCACCCTGTGATGGGAGGGGCAGactccatgtcacatagctcctccctcctgtctgTGTCACCCTGTGGTAGGAGGGGCAGACTCCATGACATGTAACTCCTCCCTCACACATACTGACcaacatataaaaaaatttagGACATTTAAACCACACCCCATGGATCATGTGAGAATGCCCTCAAAGTAGGCCAGAACACCCACATAACGTCCACCTTGTGGCAGGGCTTACATGTGCCCCTCCACTTTCATGGCCTGGTTTGTTGGACTGTCCCAAAAAAAATCAAGACTGTTTGCAACTATGCTCCTGTCTGTGTCACCCTGTAGTGGGTGAAGCAGACCCCATTTCACATAGCTTCTCCTCCTGTGTCACCCTGTGGTGGGAGGAGCAGACTCCATGTCACatagttcctccctcctgtctgtGTGACCCTGTAGTGGGTGGAGCAGactccatgtcacatagctcctccctcctgtctgTGCCACCGTGTGGTGGGAGGAGCAGACTCCATGTCACATATCTCCTCCCTCCTGTCACCCTGTGGTGGGAGGAGCAGACTTGTCCCATAGCTCCTCCCTACTGTCTGTTTCACCCTATAGTAGGTGGAACACACTGCATGTCATATAGttcatgtacagtatatcaccCCATGGCAGTGGGAGCAGTCTCCGTGTCATATTTCTTCCCTCTGGTATGTATCGCCCTATGGTTGAAGGGGTCTACTCCATGTCAGGTCCTTCCTGTCTGTGCCATGCGGTGCCTTGCATATTGCACACACCTGTGCAATAGAGATCCATTTCTCCAGTACTTTGGCCCTCATCTGTGGCTTCATCTGGATGTCGCTCAGGACGGACGCGGTCACACAGGCTGTTACTGCATTGAACTGGGCTACGGTGGCTCGGACACTCGGAGCAATATGCCTGTTTTCCTTCTTGTCCCGCTGAGACCAAATACTTCCAAGACAGTGACAAGACTGCAACTTCTGGAAGAGATCCTGGAGCAAGACAAGAGAGTAGATATTAATCAGTGGGGAGTCCCATATGCTTCCCAAACAACACATTTTATGGCCACTGTTGTCTAGCCATGGTTGGGTGTGTTCCTCCATGGGTATCCTGTAAGTAAATAACCAACCCTGTCCTACCTAGTATGACCTACATTGTGAGTACTTACCACATCTATCAATGTAAGTTGTTCTGCCACATCCTGGGGAGGGTACGATAATAAAGATGTGGTATCTGTGGAGATCTCACAGTCACCCTCTGCTGGTCGAGTTACAGATCTCCAATCTGATTGAGAAGGAAAGGTCAGTACAATGGAAGATATTCTGAGACACATGCATTTTGAGTGAGGAGGCTGATCTTACCTTTTGGTGAAGAATCTTGGTCTTCCTCTTCTTCTAAGCTCTTTAcaagacggaggagctggctgggGTTCTCCCGACTGTCTTGACTTAGGTAGGAAGAGATGCACTGCAAACATTGTGGAGAATCTCGGAAGTCTTGAGGGTGTCTTTCTAACCAAGTCTGGAGGACACCACGTACCACTCTAAGATACAGGGAACATGCCGATCTTATTTGATTTTGGGTTCTTTTCGTCATACAAATTGTACCTTTAGCCAAAAAATCTACTTGACTGCGCTCCACCCGAATTATAGGGTGGGCACATCAGGAACCACTGCCTCGTGAACCTGAGGAAGCTCTACCACCCATCCTCCCCAATGGCTGTTTGATGATGCAGCCAAAAAGTCACTAGCTTAGCCAGCTCCATAATTACCATATTCTTCTCCTATAAGAGGTTTCTGCCCCCcaccaatttttttattacattggtTTTCACCAACTTTAATTTAGAGCTAACCTGAAGGAGTTATGCCTAAAGGGTTTTCAATATGGTAGACTCCTATGGTTTGCATTGGCACTTGTCACTATGACATGTTAGGAGAtaatttgagggggggggggggttctcccTTTAAGAAAACTGACATTTCCAGTAGGGGAAGGTTACTGAAGGTATTGTGGTATGCATATACATGATCTATGTGGCACCGACCTCTGCACAGATGCAGTGTCTGGAACAGGGCTGCCAGGCGTTACAGGCTCTTTATCACCAACCTTTTCGAGACGCCTGGAGAAGAAATGGGAGACCTTTCAGAGTTCAGATTACATTGTTAGATACATGGACTCTGGGCTACAAGATAATATTTGTAAAGCATTTTTTATACATGAACCTCAATTTATCAATCTGAGAAGTAGGGCCTAGTGATGGACACCCAGTTACCCCAATTTGGCCAATCTGCCAGCCATTCATTCACTGTGAATCAAAGCCAACTGCCAACAAGACCACTGGTTCTGCCCAATTGTATTTATACAAATGGATAGTGGATTGTGCCATCCATTTGACTGATTTGACTAGAATTGTGTGGCTGGATCATGTCAAAGGGAAAAACTTGCTACAAAAACACTAGAAGTAAAATTTGGTGGTTTGGACCAGTTGTAGCTAGATTTTTTTCTTCACTTGTGGCAAATACTCAATTTAGTGTCCTGGTTCTTGAAATTCCCTTGCCAAGTCAGAGTGGTCTGTTGACCTTTCCCACCATTTGGCTCACAACTTTTCCCCTTGCCAAGCCCATGGTTTCAACAAAAACATATCATGACCTAGAAACCACAAGATGCAGGGTCGGACTGGTCCACCAGGGGCCTAGACAGAATAATGGTCCAGCAGAAAAAAGTCTTGTTGGAGGTGACTTTGAAGCCAACCCTTGCCATTTGGGTTGATTCACAAATAAGACCTTATTGATCTTATGTATAGATGGAGGTGGTGGGTTGAGGTTAATTCTGGGGAGCTAAAGGAACCCGATTCCCATACTAAGCATGGTGGAGAAGAGGTTGAAGTCATCCATGTTTTAGCATCCTAGCTGATGCTTCTGGCTGTGAATTCCCATGGTTATCCTCAGGATGCACTTGGACATTTACCCAACCTATCCGATGACAGGGAGGATGCAAGAAGTTAAAGTCAGAAGAAAAAAATGGTAGAGGTGAGAGGACTTGAGAGGACATCTCAGGTAAGATAAGAAGGGCAAAGAAAATGTCCCAACAAAAAGCATTGTCTTTGTTGTCCCCACCTGTCTAGTAGAAGCTCCAGGACCTTTTCAGGTGAGGTAAAGGCACGGTAGGTGCTCAAGAAGGTGGGCACATACCCAGGATCACTTCCCTGATACTCCACCAGGAGGTTCTCCACCAGCTTCTCCAGAGTCCCAGCACGGAGGCTGCGGACCTTACACGTCTTATAATGGACATAACCAGGAGATGATGCGACGGCCTGAGGGCAATGGGAGTAGGTTAAACGAAGTAGGAGGTGAGCCAAGAGGTCAAGGATAAGAGGGAAAAATAGAAAAGCCAGAAAAGAGGCTGAGGTCTTCATATTTTGCATGGTTTCTCTTCAATAATGCTTGCTCATGACCCTCAAGACCCTAACTAGCATTTGTGGGTTCTCTGACATGTactacatttttttctgtaaggtTCTAGTTGTGAAGAAGGGGGCAAAAACTTATTATGAAAAACGTTAGAGAGACCTAAGTCTTCCAGCCCTCTAAGAAACTGTAAGCAAGTGGATCAGCTTCATAGGACATTGCTCATATGATGTAATCAGAAGGTGGCAGGTCTTTATCATAGGTCCCAGATACTTTCTGACACCTTGATCTAAATGGAGCCCGTCTTGTATATAATGAACATTCAGCAAGGGAAAGGGATGCGCAGACGCTTTACAGATTTTAGACTCTGTGCTCGTTGTCGCCCCCTGCTGAGCAATCTACTTTGTCAAGTGGATTAGGGAAAAGGCTGGGACAACTGTTTTTGATTTTAGTACATCCAAAGAGGGGATAGActgaaacagtgccacacctgtctatGGATagtttctggtattgcagctcagctccactgaagtgaattgtgctgagctgcaataccatacacaACCTGTGGGCAggcgtggcactgtttttggaaaaaaGAAGCCATGATTCTCTAGCCTAACAAGTGAGCTTTCCATATTCTTCTATGACCATCTGATAATCCAGAATATCTGATAATCTGGTCCCTTTCAGGTCCCACTAATGTCAGATTTGAATGTACAATATACCAGTATATAATTTTAATTGTAGGTGGAGAGCCCTAATAAATGACCCAAATATTCCCGTAATTGCCAGTTCTCTATGACGTCTTAGTCATGTAAGAGTCAGGGGGCTCCCCATATTTGGTTTACACGTCAGGCCAAACAGCTGGATCTCCGCCAGAGGCCGCAGGTCGCTGCCATCCATCACAGGATGTTTTTTTGATGTAGAGATAAAAATCACAGAGCGCTGAGGACAAATGTGATGACAGGATAATGGAAGGTGAGGGGCGCCATCACACCTGGGAGTCTGACATCATATTACAGTCTTCTGTGTGTGGTGTGCAGATTCAGAGTAGAAAAGGAAACAGTCAGCAGGATGACAGCAAGTCAGAAATGTGTACAGGCAGGATATACATAAAGCCATGGGTACAGAAAGGATATACATGAAATGTATACAGAGACAGGCAGGACATACATGAATCATAATGGAGACAGGACGATATATATGAATTATAAAGGGTTACAGGTTCATTTATATGAATTATAAAGGGGTTTAGgctaatatatataaaatatacaggggtacaggccGAAAATATTCTGGGGTACAAGATGATATGTATTAAATATAAAGGAGTACAAGCCAGATATACATGAATTACAAAGGGGTACAGGACGAAATATCTGAATTATAAAGGGGTACAGGccaatatacactatatataatataaaggGGTACAGGCCAATATACATGAATTATATTGGGGTACAGGCTGATATATGTGAATTATAAAGGGCTGCAGATCACATATACATGAACTATATAGGGGTACAGGCCGATATACATGAACTATATAGGGGTACAGGCCGATATACATGAACTATATAGGGGCACAGGCCGATATACATGAACTATATAGGGGTACAGGCCGATATACATGAACTATATAAGAGTTCAGGCCGATATAcactatataaaatataaaggGGTACAGGCCGATATACATGAACTATATAGGGGTACAGGCTGATATACATGAACTATATAGGGGTACAGGCTGATATACATGAACTATATAGGGGTACAGGCCGATATACATGAACTATATAGGGGTACAGGCCGATATACATGAACTATATAGGGGTACAGGCCGATATACATGAACTATATAAGAGTTCAGGCCGATATAcactatataaaatataaaggGGTACAGGCCGATATACATGAACTATATAGGGGTACAGGCTGATATACATGAACTATATAGGGGTACAGGCCGATATACATGAACTATATAGGGGTACAGGCTGATATACATGTATTATATTGGGGTACAGGCTGATATACATGAACTATATAGGGGTACAGGTCGATATACATGAACTATTTAGGGGTACAGGCTGATATACATGAACTATATAGGGGTACAGGTCGATATACATGAACTATTTAGGGGTACAGGCTGATATACATGAACTATATAGGGGTACAGGCCGATATACATGAACTATATAAGAGTTCAGGCCGATATAcactatataaaatataaaggGGTACAGGCCGATATACATGAACTATTTAGGGGTACAGGCTGATGTATGTGAATTATAAAGGGGCACAGGCAGTATACATTATGCATGATATTTTGGGGTGCAGACCAGatccatgtgaaaaataaaagggatACAATCGAACATAATCCGTATAGGTATAAGTAGGATACATGTGTATTATAAAGGGGTACATATATGATGCCCATGAGCGAAAGGCAGAGTATACAGAAACTATAAAGGGGTGCAAGCGGGCTACAACTCGATACACAATAAAGGGTGGATTATTAAAGGGTCCATGCAGGATATACATGAACGTAAAAGGGGTACATAGAGCAGAAACAAAAAGAAGCGTTGGGAGCAGGGGAAACGGCAGAGAGTGGGTGACGTGACCACCTCCCCCCTTATTACCAGGAAGTCTCCGGAGGGGCTCTCCGTCCTCACTCTCCTCAGGGTCACTCCATAGATTGCTCCGTCTTCCACCTCCTCCCCCCATTCCTGCAGAGGATTCTGAGAAGAGAAGAGAACAAGTTCAGGGTGAACCTACTAACTGTACGCCCCGTTACTGTAAGGGCCTTGCTCTCGCCTGGCGATGAAACGGTTAATTCTCCTCATCTTTCCAAATCTAAAGTCACTTGTCCGGTTTGGCCAGGTCCCCTTCCTCCGCCCTATTAACTCACCAGACCCAGATACATGAACCAAATTACATATTAGAGCAGCCAGCCCTGGCCTGTTCCAGCCTCTACGCCCCATATGCTTTCATGTTTTCACCTGTCAATATGGCCCCAAGTCCCTCGTTCCTCCACTAACTCTATAGGCCTTATGGAAGTGGCCTGTGAGGAGCAATGGGGGAGTCTGGACCCCCGTAAAAGTCATTGGTGTGGATGGGTGATAAGAAATGATGTTTGTGGCAGAAGCCTCGTCAGATTTCCATCTCTGTAAATTGTCACCTATAATACAATGGCTTCTGCCATGTAATACTTCATttgccctgtggtggcgctgcagggaaattgaacacttgcttCCGGGTTCCTTCAGAGGTCACAGCTGACTGTCGGGGGTCTCGGCAGTAGGACACCCTGTGCATTGTCCAGAGTGGGTAACCGCGTGCCTCATACCTCAGAGATCTCACTAGCTATATTCTCATATCTACAAACCGATGAGGATACATCATGACAATAACATCGCCGATCGTAGGGAATATCAGTTATAGATAATGTATTGTATGACAGGGTCACTTACATAACACCCCTAAGGCATTAAAGCAGATGTCTATGTCCAACACCAATTAtggtgggcagcatggtggctcggtggttagcactggtacctTGCACCTCCaatccaaggacaacatctgcatggagtttgtacgtTCTCCCCATGTTTTTGGGGGTTTCCTCCATTTTCTTCCCACACAATACTCACTGATAGAGAACTTAGACTGTGAGCTCCACTGGAGAcattaatgtctgtaaagagctgtggaatatgtcagcgctatatacgtGATTAAAATAAATACATCTAAATAATGGAgtccattacattacttatcctgtactgattctgagttacatcctgtattatactccagagctgcactcactattctgctggtgcagtcactgtgtacattatattacttatcctgtatttatcctgagttacatcctgtattatactccagagctgcactcactattctactggtggaatcactgtgtacattacattacttatcctgtactgatcctgagttacatcctgtattataccccagagctgcactcactattctgctggtgcagtcactgtgtacatacattacttatcctgtactgattctgagttacatcctgtattatactccagagctgcactcactattctactggtgcagtcactgtgtacattacattacttatcctgtactgatcctgagttacatcctgtattatattccagagctgcactcactattctgctggtgcagtcactgtgtacatacattacattacttatcctgtactgatcctgagttacatcctgtattatactccagagctgcactcac
The Bufo gargarizans isolate SCDJY-AF-19 chromosome 2, ASM1485885v1, whole genome shotgun sequence genome window above contains:
- the RGL3 gene encoding ral guanine nucleotide dissociation stimulator-like 3 isoform X1 gives rise to the protein MFGDPGSRSSLSLDLDMSWGIVLQAYRCLTNDDDDSRYKNPLQEWGEEVEDGAIYGVTLRRVRTESPSGDFLAVASSPGYVHYKTCKVRSLRAGTLEKLVENLLVEYQGSDPGYVPTFLSTYRAFTSPEKVLELLLDRRLEKVGDKEPVTPGSPVPDTASVQRVVRGVLQTWLERHPQDFRDSPQCLQCISSYLSQDSRENPSQLLRLVKSLEEEEDQDSSPKDWRSVTRPAEGDCEISTDTTSLLSYPPQDVAEQLTLIDVDLFQKLQSCHCLGSIWSQRDKKENRHIAPSVRATVAQFNAVTACVTASVLSDIQMKPQMRAKVLEKWISIAQYCRFLRNFSSLRAILSALQSNSIYRLKRTWASVSRDNLNIFHKLSAIFSDENNHEMSREILTKDEIPLRRTNSARNEPRPLQRSASQVRSTRPAQGTVPYLGTFLTDLVMLDTALPDLVEGGLINFEKRRKEYEVLAKIQKLQLTCRHYVLTPKPEILQAFYTHRQLTEDQSYRISRSIEPPADSCPNSPRIRRKLTKRFSSLLLGSEVFSPKMNGDRVSPSGSCSSCEIDEGLIAALCPAEPVTAKDHGGLMEPQTPPGTPGREDAPRSISSPRSPISPSLPVYNQQIADLCIIRVSMENTHGNLYKSILLTSQDKSRVVIQRALHKHNIEMCKPDDFQLVQLLSEGKELTIPDTANVYYAMNTSANFDFVLRRRVKIS
- the RGL3 gene encoding ral guanine nucleotide dissociation stimulator-like 3 isoform X3, encoding MFGDPGSRSSLSLDLDMSWGIVLQAYRCLTNDDDDSRYKNPLQEWGEEVEDGAIYGVTLRRVRTESPSGDFLAVASSPGYVHYKTCKVRSLRAGTLEKLVENLLVEYQGSDPGYVPTFLSTYRAFTSPEKVLELLLDRVVRGVLQTWLERHPQDFRDSPQCLQCISSYLSQDSRENPSQLLRLVKSLEEEEDQDSSPKDWRSVTRPAEGDCEISTDTTSLLSYPPQDVAEQLTLIDVDLFQKLQSCHCLGSIWSQRDKKENRHIAPSVRATVAQFNAVTACVTASVLSDIQMKPQMRAKVLEKWISIAQYCRFLRNFSSLRAILSALQSNSIYRLKRTWASVSRDNLNIFHKLSAIFSDENNHEMSREILTKDEIPLRRTNSARNEPRPLQRSASQVRSTRPAQGTVPYLGTFLTDLVMLDTALPDLVEGGLINFEKRRKEYEVLAKIQKLQLTCRHYVLTPKPEILQAFYTHRQLTEDQSYRISRSIEPPADSCPNSPRIRRKLTKRFSSLLLGSEVFSPKMNGDRVSPSGSCSSCEIDEGLIAALCPAEPVTAKDHGGLMEPQTPPGTPGREDAPRSISSPRSPISPSLPVYNQQIADLCIIRVSMENTHGNLYKSILLTSQDKSRVVIQRALHKHNIEMCKPDDFQLVQLLSEGKELTIPDTANVYYAMNTSANFDFVLRRRVKIS
- the RGL3 gene encoding ral guanine nucleotide dissociation stimulator-like 3 isoform X2, translated to MSDEEQSPGLKPTRAMGKEITMNPLQEWGEEVEDGAIYGVTLRRVRTESPSGDFLAVASSPGYVHYKTCKVRSLRAGTLEKLVENLLVEYQGSDPGYVPTFLSTYRAFTSPEKVLELLLDRRLEKVGDKEPVTPGSPVPDTASVQRVVRGVLQTWLERHPQDFRDSPQCLQCISSYLSQDSRENPSQLLRLVKSLEEEEDQDSSPKDWRSVTRPAEGDCEISTDTTSLLSYPPQDVAEQLTLIDVDLFQKLQSCHCLGSIWSQRDKKENRHIAPSVRATVAQFNAVTACVTASVLSDIQMKPQMRAKVLEKWISIAQYCRFLRNFSSLRAILSALQSNSIYRLKRTWASVSRDNLNIFHKLSAIFSDENNHEMSREILTKDEIPLRRTNSARNEPRPLQRSASQVRSTRPAQGTVPYLGTFLTDLVMLDTALPDLVEGGLINFEKRRKEYEVLAKIQKLQLTCRHYVLTPKPEILQAFYTHRQLTEDQSYRISRSIEPPADSCPNSPRIRRKLTKRFSSLLLGSEVFSPKMNGDRVSPSGSCSSCEIDEGLIAALCPAEPVTAKDHGGLMEPQTPPGTPGREDAPRSISSPRSPISPSLPVYNQQIADLCIIRVSMENTHGNLYKSILLTSQDKSRVVIQRALHKHNIEMCKPDDFQLVQLLSEGKELTIPDTANVYYAMNTSANFDFVLRRRVKIS